In Vibrio cyclitrophicus, one genomic interval encodes:
- a CDS encoding LysE family translocator — MPLEQLSALALFAFVSTFTPGPNNIMLMTSGANVGFARTIPHMLGIALGFAAMLLLVGFGLMGIFNAYPVSHQILKYLSLTYLVYLAIKIALSGKAKSTEAYKPMTFIGAASFQWVNPKGWSMALTAISVYSSGSSWWELAIIAAIFTLANLPSVTFWTAAGKQLQHWLTTPIRIKSFNYGMAGLLLASTIPML; from the coding sequence ATGCCTTTAGAACAACTTAGCGCACTTGCCTTGTTTGCGTTTGTCTCGACCTTCACGCCGGGTCCAAATAACATAATGCTCATGACATCAGGTGCCAATGTTGGCTTTGCCCGTACTATTCCGCACATGCTTGGGATAGCTCTAGGGTTTGCCGCGATGTTGTTGTTGGTTGGCTTCGGCTTAATGGGCATTTTCAACGCTTACCCTGTCTCTCACCAAATATTGAAATATCTAAGCCTGACTTACCTTGTGTATCTAGCAATTAAGATAGCATTGAGCGGCAAAGCCAAAAGTACCGAGGCTTATAAACCAATGACCTTCATTGGCGCGGCAAGTTTTCAGTGGGTAAACCCTAAAGGTTGGTCAATGGCACTGACTGCGATTTCAGTGTACAGCAGCGGCAGTTCATGGTGGGAACTTGCGATCATCGCGGCGATATTCACTCTGGCCAACTTACCATCTGTGACATTCTGGACAGCAGCAGGTAAGCAACTGCAACACTGGCTAACAACGCCAATTCGCATCAAAAGCTTCAACTACGGTATGGCAGGCTTACTTCTCGCATCGACAATTCCGATGCTCTAA
- a CDS encoding transcriptional regulator, whose translation MYFRALMLSGCVALAGCQSAQVVEQVQVAQAEQVNSIAGLQFAPMKLPSSAIFDVTPNSQVLNYQGINSPVVAIELPADRGEYSINITSIIGDTAFVPNAVIYDENGRELERYGKDSFEYAKPRLHLGNRLVAENDFYPPTTAKSVYLVIYTDQSDLGGFTDVIHPARLDAEGRGNYLPEVKDIPIPNANVGKIEVTIDKASFFSIGSSSSESNAKPAAATKIDTIQPETQTYYHNAIQTAVAEDNIPKALSLLDEAKALGIEGAQEVFVKAVNKK comes from the coding sequence ATGTATTTTCGCGCTCTGATGTTGAGTGGTTGCGTTGCATTGGCTGGTTGCCAATCTGCACAAGTAGTCGAGCAAGTGCAAGTCGCACAAGCTGAACAAGTTAACTCGATTGCTGGTCTTCAATTTGCTCCTATGAAGCTACCAAGCTCGGCAATTTTTGATGTGACACCAAATAGCCAAGTATTAAACTATCAAGGCATAAACAGCCCTGTAGTAGCGATTGAATTGCCTGCAGACCGCGGTGAGTATTCGATTAATATCACGAGCATTATCGGCGACACAGCGTTTGTTCCAAATGCGGTCATCTATGACGAAAATGGTCGTGAGCTAGAGCGTTATGGTAAAGATAGCTTCGAATACGCAAAACCAAGGTTACATTTGGGCAACCGTTTAGTCGCTGAGAACGATTTTTACCCCCCAACAACGGCTAAGTCGGTTTACTTAGTTATCTACACAGACCAAAGTGATTTGGGCGGTTTTACTGATGTGATCCATCCTGCTCGTTTAGATGCGGAAGGTCGCGGTAACTATTTACCTGAAGTGAAAGATATCCCGATTCCAAATGCTAACGTTGGTAAGATAGAAGTAACAATCGATAAAGCGAGCTTCTTCTCTATTGGTTCATCAAGCAGTGAATCTAACGCTAAGCCAGCCGCTGCGACTAAGATCGATACCATTCAACCTGAAACGCAAACCTACTATCACAATGCGATTCAAACGGCTGTAGCTGAAGATAATATTCCGAAAGCTCTGAGCTTATTAGATGAAGCAAAAGCACTCGGTATTGAAGGCGCGCAAGAAGTGTTTGTAAAAGCCGTCAATAAAAAGTAA
- the pulA gene encoding pullulanase-type alpha-1,6-glucosidase, which produces MTKKRSFKRSTLAKAIWPLFTATLIAGCGSDSDNGTDAGDTGLYKAGENEVVVYYKRDVAAASTSGSTYDGWGLHLWNGEGCTSTDLIAMGLSESGTNWEAPYEFDGISDTYGAYYVLKVDPDAADPHKCMNFILHNGDEKAFGSANSKVELIALGDSQGVFGFHGSSELYYDPISDRPVNIDGQKAHWLDAETIAWEAASSADSMKLFYALDNSITMNDKEIVGGTAVELTKDGELSSELKERFRHLASLPALAIDVDDSTLRTILKSQIILVAYNTNGDVTSSTEVQKPGVLDAVFASEDAGNAMAEELGAIVEGSAATFKLWAPTAQDVELVLYSEDLQSSQVFPMTESTETGIWTTDAVSNAVNSYYRYQVKVYHPTTGNIETRLVTDPYSLSLSKNSAYSQVIDLNDSTLKPANWDDYERPTVEKDEDHVLYESHLRDFSFSDKLGTTNLNGKYLALTEGERESVKHLQELKDAGLTTLHILPAFDIATVDEDEANRVDITDTVGKLCDVKPAATLCGNEDENKTIEDVLDGYDPSTGDAQALMNDLRMLDSFNWGYDPFHYTVPEGSYATDPNGSQRILEFRQMVKATHDMDLKLIMDVVYNHTNASGVNDKSVLDKIVPGYYHRLNVNTGGVENSTCCDNTATENLMMGKLMVDSLKVWADDYKVDGFRFDLMGHQPKDVMVEALEEVRKIDPNTLFYGEGWDFGEVANNARFDQANQINMAGTEIGTFSDRLRDAVRGGSPFDGGVDSEGNHPLRFNQGFGNAAIANEETKVDQDSINGRLHNQDLVRLGMAGNLAEYVLLDYKGDTKLGKNVDYNGAPAGYTKMPSENISYVSKHDNQTLWDNNAYKIATGTSSAERARMQSVSLSTVMLGQGIPFIHMGSELLRSKSMQRDSYDSGDWYNRVMFDGTDNNWNVGLPREDKDGANWDLIKTIIADSTTKPEEEDIALTKQQFLELLKIRSSSELFRLDTADEVMKRVDFRNVGEDQVEGLIVMSIDDGVSAGTDLDPENDAIVAVVNSTNETQSFKITGATDFTLHTVQQNSADDTVKNATFTAETFTVPALTTAVFVQVQGDAQGVGLPVDNSDKDVSSIPPYGQTTVYVRGDMNGWGAADSWAMSFVANGIYSVTGTLEAGDYGFKFADADWKTPNFGCDSVELADGSIDLGTDGNCQLSVIEAGDYTFTLNAIHELDDNVEKAVVSVTKN; this is translated from the coding sequence ATTACAAAAAAGAGAAGCTTTAAGCGTTCTACTTTGGCCAAAGCAATTTGGCCTCTATTCACCGCTACTTTGATCGCAGGTTGTGGCAGTGATAGCGACAATGGCACCGACGCTGGCGACACTGGCCTATACAAAGCTGGCGAAAACGAAGTTGTTGTTTATTACAAACGTGATGTTGCAGCCGCAAGCACTTCAGGCTCTACTTACGACGGCTGGGGGCTTCACCTATGGAATGGCGAAGGCTGTACTAGCACAGACTTAATCGCGATGGGTCTCAGCGAAAGCGGTACTAACTGGGAAGCACCTTACGAATTTGACGGTATTAGTGATACCTACGGCGCTTACTATGTATTGAAAGTTGACCCTGATGCTGCTGACCCACATAAATGCATGAATTTCATCTTACACAATGGCGACGAAAAAGCGTTTGGTAGTGCAAATTCGAAAGTAGAGCTCATTGCACTTGGCGATTCACAAGGCGTATTCGGTTTTCATGGTAGCAGCGAGTTATATTATGATCCGATTTCAGATCGCCCAGTTAATATTGATGGCCAAAAAGCACATTGGTTAGACGCAGAGACTATCGCTTGGGAAGCCGCAAGCAGCGCCGATTCTATGAAATTGTTCTATGCACTCGATAACAGCATCACCATGAACGACAAAGAGATCGTTGGTGGCACTGCCGTTGAACTAACAAAAGATGGCGAGCTATCCTCTGAATTAAAAGAGCGTTTCCGCCACCTTGCAAGCTTACCTGCCCTGGCTATCGACGTTGACGACAGCACACTTCGCACTATCTTAAAATCTCAGATAATTCTTGTTGCCTACAATACTAATGGCGACGTTACCTCTTCAACTGAGGTTCAAAAACCGGGTGTGCTTGATGCGGTATTTGCAAGTGAAGATGCTGGTAATGCGATGGCTGAAGAACTTGGCGCTATTGTTGAAGGCAGTGCAGCGACCTTCAAACTGTGGGCTCCTACTGCACAAGATGTTGAACTTGTTCTGTACAGCGAGGATCTGCAAAGTTCACAAGTGTTCCCAATGACGGAAAGCACTGAGACGGGCATTTGGACGACTGATGCTGTGTCTAATGCAGTCAACAGTTATTATCGTTACCAAGTGAAGGTTTACCATCCAACCACAGGTAACATTGAAACTCGCCTAGTAACCGACCCATACTCTCTCAGTTTGTCAAAGAACTCAGCATACTCTCAAGTGATTGACCTGAATGATTCAACCTTGAAACCTGCGAACTGGGACGACTATGAACGACCAACCGTAGAGAAAGACGAAGATCATGTACTTTACGAATCTCACCTTCGTGACTTCAGCTTCAGCGATAAGTTAGGTACAACGAACCTAAATGGAAAATACCTCGCGCTCACAGAAGGAGAGCGTGAGTCAGTCAAACATCTACAAGAATTGAAAGATGCGGGCTTAACCACGCTGCATATCTTACCAGCATTTGATATCGCTACCGTTGATGAAGATGAAGCGAACCGTGTCGATATTACGGATACGGTCGGTAAACTGTGTGATGTAAAACCTGCTGCCACTTTGTGTGGTAACGAAGACGAAAACAAAACCATTGAAGATGTACTCGATGGCTATGACCCTTCAACGGGTGACGCACAAGCATTAATGAATGACCTTCGCATGCTTGATAGCTTCAACTGGGGCTACGACCCATTCCATTACACGGTCCCAGAGGGCAGCTACGCGACCGATCCTAATGGTTCACAGCGTATTCTCGAATTCCGTCAAATGGTAAAAGCCACGCACGACATGGATCTTAAGCTGATCATGGACGTGGTATACAACCATACTAATGCATCTGGCGTAAACGATAAGTCAGTGCTAGATAAGATTGTCCCTGGGTACTACCACCGTCTTAACGTGAACACAGGTGGCGTAGAAAACTCAACCTGTTGTGATAACACCGCGACCGAAAACCTGATGATGGGTAAATTAATGGTCGACTCACTTAAAGTATGGGCTGACGACTATAAAGTGGATGGTTTCCGTTTTGACTTAATGGGCCACCAGCCAAAAGACGTGATGGTCGAAGCATTGGAAGAAGTGCGTAAGATCGATCCGAATACCTTGTTCTATGGAGAAGGTTGGGACTTTGGCGAAGTAGCAAACAATGCACGCTTCGACCAAGCAAACCAAATCAACATGGCAGGCACAGAAATCGGTACCTTCTCGGATCGTTTACGTGATGCAGTACGAGGCGGCAGCCCATTTGATGGTGGCGTCGATTCAGAAGGCAACCACCCGCTTCGCTTTAACCAAGGCTTTGGTAACGCAGCGATTGCCAACGAAGAAACCAAAGTTGATCAAGATTCAATCAATGGTCGTTTGCATAACCAAGACCTTGTTCGCTTAGGTATGGCAGGTAACCTCGCGGAATACGTATTGCTTGATTACAAAGGCGATACCAAGCTGGGCAAAAACGTTGATTACAACGGTGCGCCCGCTGGCTACACCAAGATGCCTTCAGAGAACATCTCTTACGTTTCAAAACACGATAACCAAACGCTTTGGGATAACAACGCATACAAAATCGCCACTGGTACTAGTTCTGCAGAGCGTGCTCGCATGCAGTCTGTATCGCTTTCTACCGTGATGTTAGGCCAAGGCATACCATTCATCCATATGGGTTCTGAACTACTTCGCTCTAAGTCTATGCAGCGTGATTCTTACGATTCAGGTGACTGGTACAACCGCGTCATGTTTGATGGTACTGACAACAACTGGAATGTTGGCTTACCACGTGAAGATAAAGATGGTGCTAACTGGGATTTGATCAAAACCATCATTGCTGACAGCACCACTAAACCAGAAGAAGAAGACATTGCGCTGACTAAACAGCAATTCCTAGAACTACTTAAAATCCGTAGCTCAAGTGAGCTGTTCCGCTTAGACACAGCAGACGAAGTTATGAAGCGAGTCGACTTCCGTAACGTTGGCGAAGATCAAGTCGAAGGCCTGATTGTCATGTCTATCGATGATGGTGTGTCTGCAGGTACAGACCTCGATCCAGAGAACGATGCGATTGTCGCGGTTGTAAACTCAACCAATGAAACTCAATCGTTCAAAATCACAGGAGCGACAGACTTTACACTTCACACAGTTCAACAAAACTCAGCTGACGACACAGTGAAAAACGCAACCTTTACCGCTGAAACCTTCACAGTACCTGCATTAACCACCGCTGTGTTTGTACAAGTTCAAGGTGATGCACAAGGTGTCGGTCTGCCAGTTGATAACTCTGATAAAGATGTGTCTAGCATTCCTCCATACGGCCAAACAACGGTTTACGTTCGTGGTGACATGAATGGATGGGGCGCAGCTGATAGTTGGGCGATGAGCTTTGTGGCTAATGGGATTTACTCTGTAACAGGTACTTTGGAAGCGGGAGACTATGGCTTCAAGTTTGCCGATGCTGACTGGAAAACACCTAACTTCGGTTGTGACTCCGTTGAACTTGCTGATGGTTCAATCGACCTTGGTACTGATGGGAACTGCCAATTAAGCGTAATAGAAGCTGGCGACTACACATTCACTCTGAATGCGATTCATGAGCTAGATGACAATGTAGAAAAAGCGGTCGTTTCAGTAACCAAGAATTAA
- a CDS encoding alpha-amylase, with the protein MYNQKYAIYQVFTRLFGNKNTQHVPWGTIEQNGVGKFSDFTDKALSEIRKLGITHIWYTGVPHHALINDYKHLGISDDHPSVVKGRAGSPYAVKDYYSVNPDLADSPERRQEEFEALIKRSHDNSLKVIIDIVPNHVARHYKGLNNPEGVSDFGAHDDATLEYHRDNNFYYIPNSAFELPDIEPTFTPLDGEQHPNLRSPYIEIPAKWTGNGSRLAKPDFDDWYETLKINYGVRPDGSKDFPKLPSDYAQRDYHDHYHFWESIDVPNSWVKFRDIALFWLDKGVDGFRYDMAEMVPVEFWSYLNSSIKMKDQDAFLMAEVYQPHLYRDYIHVGKMDYLYDKVDLYDGLKDIMQGKALTAIIPKIQHQMMDIEHHMLHFLDNHDEQRIASPEFVGNPNIAKPAMIVSALLSSSPTMIYFGQEVGEPGAEDAGFGQPSRTSIFDYIGVPQHQKWMNNGAFDGELLDDNEKQLRHFYQKVLNFSLEHSSITGDYQDLHQCNNLSDSVYAFLRFDHQELTIVAANFSQHITESIHLKVPSDVIQKLKIADGNYLLNEYIEGVRQQVFTVENSIGNFNIELKPLASLVWVLSLDE; encoded by the coding sequence ATGTACAACCAAAAGTACGCCATCTACCAAGTTTTTACGCGTTTATTTGGTAATAAAAACACTCAACATGTTCCATGGGGCACAATCGAACAAAACGGCGTCGGCAAGTTCAGTGATTTTACAGATAAAGCGCTGTCGGAAATTCGTAAACTCGGAATAACTCACATTTGGTATACCGGAGTGCCACATCATGCACTCATCAATGATTACAAACACCTTGGTATTTCAGACGATCACCCGAGCGTGGTAAAAGGCCGTGCAGGCTCACCTTATGCCGTCAAAGATTATTACTCAGTAAACCCAGATCTCGCCGACAGCCCCGAGCGCCGGCAGGAAGAATTTGAGGCATTAATCAAAAGAAGCCACGACAACAGCTTAAAGGTGATCATCGATATCGTCCCTAACCATGTTGCACGCCATTATAAAGGCTTAAACAACCCAGAGGGAGTCAGTGACTTTGGCGCTCACGATGACGCTACGCTTGAATATCACCGAGACAATAACTTCTACTACATTCCCAACAGCGCCTTTGAATTGCCAGACATAGAGCCCACCTTTACCCCGCTTGATGGTGAACAACACCCTAACCTACGCTCACCGTATATCGAGATACCAGCCAAATGGACAGGTAACGGCTCACGCTTGGCTAAGCCTGATTTCGACGATTGGTATGAAACCTTGAAGATCAATTACGGCGTGCGTCCAGACGGTTCAAAAGACTTCCCTAAGTTACCAAGTGACTATGCCCAACGCGACTACCATGACCACTACCATTTCTGGGAGTCTATCGATGTGCCTAACTCTTGGGTTAAGTTCCGAGATATCGCCTTGTTCTGGTTAGACAAAGGCGTTGATGGGTTCCGCTACGATATGGCTGAAATGGTGCCTGTCGAGTTCTGGAGTTACCTCAACTCATCGATAAAGATGAAAGACCAAGATGCCTTTTTAATGGCTGAGGTGTACCAACCTCACTTGTACCGCGACTATATTCACGTAGGAAAAATGGACTACCTGTACGATAAGGTTGATCTTTATGACGGTCTAAAAGACATCATGCAAGGCAAGGCATTAACGGCTATCATCCCCAAGATCCAACATCAAATGATGGATATTGAACACCACATGCTGCACTTCTTGGATAACCATGATGAGCAACGCATCGCTTCTCCCGAGTTTGTTGGTAATCCTAATATTGCTAAGCCTGCAATGATCGTCAGCGCGTTATTAAGCAGTTCACCAACCATGATCTATTTTGGACAAGAAGTTGGCGAACCGGGAGCTGAAGATGCAGGCTTTGGACAACCCTCACGTACCTCTATATTCGATTACATCGGAGTCCCACAACACCAAAAATGGATGAACAATGGCGCGTTCGATGGCGAGTTACTAGACGATAACGAAAAGCAACTACGTCACTTCTATCAAAAAGTATTGAATTTTTCGCTTGAGCACTCGTCGATAACAGGTGATTACCAAGACTTACACCAGTGCAATAACTTGAGTGATTCAGTCTACGCATTTCTGCGCTTTGACCACCAAGAGCTCACCATTGTTGCCGCAAATTTCAGCCAGCACATCACAGAGAGTATTCACTTGAAGGTTCCAAGTGATGTCATCCAAAAACTCAAAATAGCGGATGGCAATTACTTGCTCAATGAATATATTGAGGGCGTTCGCCAACAAGTGTTCACTGTTGAAAATAGCATCGGCAATTTTAATATCGAATTAAAACCGCTCGCATCTTTGGTTTGGGTATTATCGCTAGATGAATAA
- a CDS encoding c-type cytochrome, whose amino-acid sequence MKTLLLITATLASGIAYAEAELPDRQTELPAVEKPQDNKYLVPRDLVDIPAGEFGDKVKLGYSLFVDSQQMRGTFVGNEQNCVNCHMQAGMKANAAPLWGAYMAYPAYRSKNDKVNSYAERIQGCFTYSMNGLPPAEGSKEMVALTAYSYWLAMGGILDKNGMQDTPVPEISDADLQVGGKAESFPLPEELLSKYPIDDRSTLAGRGYPKIDNPEQEPSIARGEKVYQTSCQTCHGQNGEGIKGTDGRSYFPPLWGENAYNWGAGMHRVNTAAYFIYENMPLGKSQQLSIQDAWDVAAFVNSHERPQDPRYKGDVAANAERYHNHQGYYGKEVDGHVLGTKAYPSGKEVIHEH is encoded by the coding sequence ATGAAAACATTACTTTTAATTACCGCAACCCTTGCCTCTGGAATCGCTTATGCCGAAGCTGAGTTGCCCGATCGCCAAACCGAATTGCCAGCTGTTGAGAAGCCACAAGATAACAAATATCTGGTGCCACGAGACTTAGTCGATATTCCTGCAGGGGAGTTTGGCGACAAAGTTAAACTGGGCTATTCACTGTTTGTCGATTCACAACAGATGCGTGGTACGTTCGTTGGCAATGAGCAAAACTGTGTCAACTGTCACATGCAAGCGGGCATGAAAGCGAATGCGGCGCCTCTTTGGGGAGCGTATATGGCCTACCCTGCGTATCGATCTAAGAATGACAAAGTAAACAGCTACGCAGAACGTATCCAAGGCTGCTTCACCTATTCAATGAATGGTCTGCCACCAGCTGAGGGTTCAAAAGAGATGGTCGCACTGACGGCGTATTCATACTGGCTGGCGATGGGCGGCATCTTAGACAAGAACGGCATGCAAGACACGCCCGTTCCTGAGATTAGCGATGCTGACTTACAAGTCGGTGGTAAAGCTGAAAGCTTCCCTCTCCCTGAAGAGCTGTTAAGCAAGTACCCGATCGATGATCGCAGTACGTTGGCAGGGCGTGGCTACCCTAAGATTGATAACCCTGAACAAGAGCCGTCAATAGCGCGTGGTGAAAAGGTTTACCAAACCAGCTGCCAAACCTGTCATGGTCAAAATGGTGAAGGCATCAAAGGAACTGACGGCCGATCATACTTCCCACCACTGTGGGGCGAAAACGCGTATAACTGGGGTGCGGGTATGCACCGGGTGAACACCGCTGCCTACTTTATCTATGAAAACATGCCTCTTGGAAAGAGCCAGCAGCTTTCGATTCAAGATGCATGGGATGTGGCCGCTTTTGTCAACAGTCATGAGCGTCCACAAGATCCGAGATACAAAGGCGATGTGGCTGCTAATGCCGAGCGCTACCACAACCATCAAGGCTACTACGGCAAAGAAGTTGATGGCCACGTGCTAGGTACAAAAGCTTACCCGAGTGGCAAAGAAGTAATTCATGAGCATTGA
- a CDS encoding Lrp/AsnC family transcriptional regulator, with translation MDRFDERILQELKLDGRISNIELSERIGLSASATLRRVQDLERKGVIQGYRAVLDNNLMGVGFIAYVSIGLSSHSKSAQLEFEQHVSMEKEVVECHNITGANEYLLRVETKDLPGYKKFHADVLGECAQVQSITTMVVMDTPKDER, from the coding sequence ATGGATAGATTTGACGAAAGGATATTGCAAGAGCTTAAATTGGACGGCAGAATCTCCAACATTGAGCTTTCAGAACGAATTGGTTTGTCGGCTTCAGCGACCCTAAGGCGAGTGCAAGATCTCGAGCGTAAAGGGGTCATTCAAGGTTACCGCGCAGTTCTGGATAATAACCTGATGGGGGTCGGCTTTATTGCTTATGTTTCGATTGGTTTATCGAGCCACAGCAAATCGGCTCAGCTAGAATTTGAACAGCATGTCAGCATGGAAAAAGAGGTGGTGGAATGCCACAACATTACCGGTGCTAACGAGTATTTGCTGAGAGTAGAAACTAAAGATCTGCCGGGCTATAAGAAGTTTCATGCCGATGTGCTTGGGGAGTGCGCTCAGGTTCAATCAATAACGACCATGGTTGTGATGGATACCCCCAAAGATGAACGCTAG
- a CDS encoding LysR family transcriptional regulator, with amino-acid sequence MPNTNQLLLFLDVVQQGSFTKAATLHDMDNSSLSKQIKKLEQDLGVQLLNRSTRSFSLTSAGEDILAQTYVLKDTINQIQGIADSYQSEPKGVLRITSPIYFGQQYLQPIITQFMRKYPDVQIVLSLDDKIANIIAGQFDIAFRFSKLVESNLIAKKIADSNFMLVASNDFVKEHGEPKTPQDLLALPAVIYTNGDMTVDHLRISEEPGGNTFQSLTIRGNYKVSDVRTMVSCVKDGLGYGFLDQSNLYASMKELGLVTLLPDYPISTIDTAIYAVYPHRKQTKLVKEFITTVQDYIGSPTIWEKMQQG; translated from the coding sequence GTGCCAAATACTAATCAGTTATTATTGTTCTTAGATGTGGTTCAACAAGGGTCGTTCACCAAAGCGGCAACCTTGCATGATATGGACAATTCATCACTCTCTAAACAGATAAAAAAGCTTGAGCAAGACTTAGGTGTTCAGCTACTCAATCGTTCTACGCGTTCGTTTTCTTTGACGTCGGCAGGGGAAGATATTTTAGCGCAAACCTATGTGCTGAAAGATACTATTAATCAGATCCAAGGCATTGCAGATTCATACCAGTCTGAACCCAAAGGTGTACTACGAATTACGTCGCCGATCTATTTTGGTCAGCAATACTTGCAACCTATCATTACTCAGTTCATGAGAAAGTACCCAGATGTTCAGATTGTGCTGTCATTGGACGACAAGATCGCCAATATTATCGCAGGGCAGTTTGATATCGCGTTTCGCTTCAGTAAGCTCGTTGAATCGAATTTGATTGCCAAGAAGATTGCCGACAGTAACTTTATGTTGGTCGCGTCTAACGACTTTGTGAAAGAGCATGGTGAACCTAAAACGCCACAAGATTTGCTCGCGTTACCCGCTGTGATTTATACCAATGGTGATATGACGGTCGATCATCTGAGAATCAGTGAAGAGCCGGGAGGAAATACTTTCCAGAGCCTAACTATTCGTGGGAACTATAAGGTGAGTGATGTTCGCACCATGGTCTCTTGCGTAAAAGACGGCTTGGGCTATGGCTTCCTTGATCAATCAAACCTGTATGCATCAATGAAAGAACTTGGCTTGGTTACTTTGCTTCCGGATTACCCGATTTCTACAATTGATACCGCGATCTATGCTGTCTATCCGCACCGAAAGCAGACCAAGCTGGTGAAAGAATTCATTACGACGGTTCAAGATTATATTGGCTCACCGACCATTTGGGAGAAGATGCAGCAAGGTTAG
- a CDS encoding c-type cytochrome, which produces MIKLKIKTQTLTLCIAALGSLSLSGFAQAAPNPMPEAAETCSGCHQADGKGIPNIAPMLAGLNADYLEHQLVLFSSGERQSAIMKGMADGVSDPAIRREVAEYFASLPSYEFTDLEQRGSQADIDNPYRKLVFQGDWDRNIPACATCHGPSGMGVDKFPRLASQHADYIQTQLNAWKNGTRKGDDLNMMGNIAGKLTDDEIKNLSYYFASFRY; this is translated from the coding sequence ATGATTAAGCTGAAAATTAAAACTCAAACTCTAACGCTTTGCATCGCTGCTCTGGGAAGCCTTTCTTTATCCGGTTTTGCACAAGCAGCGCCTAACCCAATGCCAGAAGCCGCAGAAACCTGTAGCGGTTGCCACCAAGCTGACGGGAAAGGCATACCCAACATCGCCCCTATGCTTGCAGGGCTCAATGCTGACTATCTCGAACATCAACTGGTCTTATTCTCAAGTGGCGAGCGTCAAAGCGCGATCATGAAGGGCATGGCGGATGGCGTGTCTGATCCTGCGATTCGTCGTGAAGTTGCAGAATACTTCGCTTCACTGCCTTCTTATGAATTCACTGATTTAGAGCAGCGCGGCTCACAGGCTGATATTGATAATCCGTATCGTAAGCTGGTATTCCAAGGCGATTGGGACCGCAACATTCCAGCTTGTGCGACTTGTCATGGGCCAAGTGGTATGGGCGTAGACAAGTTCCCACGCCTAGCGAGCCAGCACGCCGACTACATTCAAACTCAGCTCAACGCTTGGAAAAACGGCACTCGTAAGGGTGATGATTTGAACATGATGGGCAATATCGCCGGTAAGTTGACCGACGATGAAATCAAAAACCTGTCTTACTACTTCGCATCTTTCCGATACTAA
- a CDS encoding DUF1294 domain-containing protein, with protein MLSSSIQIVITYLVLVAVSVLFAESSKALLVWYLVVGLVTFFVYAKDKRAAINGNWRVPEKTLHILSVAGGWLGALIAQDKLRHKTQKQPFRAIYWFTVVINVAVFLWTLTPSGQATFGHWLSEIIGYL; from the coding sequence ATGTTGTCTTCATCTATTCAAATCGTTATCACCTATCTGGTTCTGGTGGCGGTATCTGTGTTGTTTGCGGAAAGTTCTAAAGCGCTGTTGGTGTGGTATTTGGTTGTCGGATTGGTGACGTTTTTTGTGTACGCGAAAGACAAGCGAGCAGCGATCAATGGCAATTGGCGTGTGCCTGAGAAAACCCTGCACATTTTGTCTGTTGCTGGTGGTTGGCTAGGGGCGTTAATCGCTCAAGATAAGCTGCGCCACAAAACGCAAAAGCAGCCGTTTAGAGCGATTTATTGGTTCACAGTGGTAATCAATGTAGCAGTGTTTTTATGGACGTTAACACCGAGCGGGCAGGCGACATTTGGGCATTGGCTTAGCGAGATTATTGGGTATCTTTAA